AATAAGTTAAGGTTACATTTGATTCGATTCTTTTTCTAATTCTATCTTAAGTCTGTGATATCTATAAGAATACAATAAATAGTCTGTAGTATCCATATTCATCGCATCGAATGTGCATATATCTTTTCCTTTGTGCGCAATGAGTTGACGATTACAAGGACCTAGGCAAACTGGGTACCATTTGCATTGTTTGCATTTCTCTTGTGTTAAATCTTTAAGCCATTCAGCTTTTTTGCTTTTATCCCAAGTGACTTCTCCAGTTCCCA
This portion of the Porphyromonadaceae bacterium W3.11 genome encodes:
- a CDS encoding SPASM domain-containing protein, with translation MFKCSTISEFNDENSLGSFNLGTGEVTWDKSKKAEWLKDLTQEKCKQCKWYPVCLGPCNRQLIAHKGKDICTFDAMNMDTTDYLLYSYRYHRLKIELEKESNQM